The sequence below is a genomic window from Cucumis melo cultivar AY chromosome 5, USDA_Cmelo_AY_1.0, whole genome shotgun sequence.
GATTATGCTGTTTTGggcttgcacaatggaaagagaATATTGTTCTGTTGGGCCGGCCCAATGGAGTTTCGGACCAAATTTCCGAATTATACTAATTATAAtggataataattttttttaataattatcaaatatatcggtaatattttaaagaaattattaaTATAGCCAAATCTATTTGCGATAAACTTCTATGACTGATAGATCATCCTTATCATTTATCATTTGacaaactttattatatttgtaatttttctaaaaattgttctatatacttagttattttgaatataattattatatttataactaTCTCTATTAGTTAACTATATAAATGACCTAATTGATCTTTTTAACTAACTGAGATCCTCTTAAACATACCATTGATTCAAACTAAGATCTCAAACATACTATTGATTCAAACTAAATTACTAAACTGTATGAcattcttaaatttaaaaaccacgtaaaaattatatttatatacaaAACTTGTCTGCGAGTTTTGAAATAATGATGTTGATAGAAATACTGAGATTCTAAGTTTACAAAAATTTGATGGAAATATTGGTAAAATCCatatttcaataaatatatgcaaaaaatgaaaaaaaaatagtaaacaaaCATTTCTTTATCTGTAAGTACGTAAACATGtttattgtttatattattCGTCATTTTAATACTTATTTGGTATATTTTGTGAAATTTTCTACAATACAGTAAAAAAACCAATTTATTATAACAATATCAAAACTATGAAAACGAaaaaatatctataaatataTTGACACGTTGATAAAGGTTTAATACTATGGTTAATCATGTATAGATGTAAACAcataaaaaagtgaaaaattaaataaagaaaagggTAATAATGAGAATTACGGCTCTAGGGCGCGTCAAATGTTGGCTGCTCACGGCTGGGCGCGCGTAAAAATTGCTATATATATAGCGCCTGACTCACAAGTCAAGCCCAATTTTTCGTCTCAGTGAACCCAACTTCTCACTGACGATCATCGAATCAAAATCACtccttattcttcttcttttccgaCCCTCAGCAACCTCAACTCGCTTTCTTTCATCTCAATCGAGGGCAATAGCCAGAAGCCAGAAACTCACCGTTCTTCTTGACGGAGATCGTCGAATATTACGTGTTTCGGCGTCTATTTCCTAGTTGCAGCTACTAATTCTGTTTCCTCTTCTATCATAGAATTTCAGAGGTTCGTTTTCTTTAAGTTTCACTTTCTTCGCAGTTGATGCATTTTAACCTAGAATCTGTAACTTGATACTGTTATTCTTGTCTCCGTTGGTAGAATTGTTATTTATAATGCTATTAGCTGCTTATTTGCTCTTGCTTCATGTTCGTCTGGAACGGAGAGTTTATCTTAGTATTCTGTAGACGTATTGTTATTTTAGAGTTTATCGAGAATGATTTCTCTATGAATAGTCATTTTGTAGCATATTAATTGCGTTTTTCTTCTCTCATCCTTCATACTTTAGCACTCGGATATTCTATTCGTACTTCAGATTTGGTAAAGAataatttctctataaatatgGAGTTATTAAGTTGAATATTAATGATTTTATTCTTGTCTCCGTTGGTGAGAATCGTAATTTACTATGCTATTTGCTGCTTAATTGTTCTTGCTTCATGTTCGTATGGAACGGAGAGCTTATTTTAGTATTCTGAAGATGTATTGTTATTTTAGAGTTCATCGAGAATGATCTCTCTAGAATAGTCATTTTGTAGGATATTCATCGcgtttttcttttctccaaCGGAGGATATCAATTTAAATGCTACAAGTTATTTCTTCTCTCTTGCTTCATACTTCAGCACTCAGATGATCTGTTCGTTCTTCAGATATTGTAAAGAGTGACTTCTCTATAAATACGAAGTCAATGAGTTGAATATTGATGGTGTTATTCTTGTCTCCGTTGgtgaaaattaatttattatgcTATTAGCTGCTTCTTTGCTCTTGCTTCAAGTTCGTCTGGAACGGAAAGCTTATTTTAGCATTCTGAAAACGTATTGTTATTTTTGAGTTAATCGAGACTGATCTCTCTAGAGTAGCCATTTTGTAGAATATCGGTTgcatttttcttctctccaaCGGTGATGATCTCAATTTTATATGCTACAAGTTATTTCGTCTCTGTTGCTTCACATTTTTTAGCACTCAGATGATCTGTTCGTATCGTACTCCAGACTTGGTAAAATATGATTTCTGTATAATTCCGAATTCTTTGAGTGTGAATATTGATGGTGTTATTCTTGTCTCTAATGGCGAGAATTGTAATTACTTATGCTATAaatcatttcttctttttagaatttttaaaGATTAATTTCTCAAATTTGGAATTTTAAGCACTTAAGCTGAACACTGAAAGTTCTGCCAAGGGTTTCTGGTGTTTATTCGACATTGTACTTGATTATcttgattttaaatttaatgtaCTAGTTAATTTGCTTGGTACTGTAGCTTGTAACTAAATTTTATTGGATAAACAATTCTCAGAAATTGGTGGTATTATACGGATCCAAAATTTGGACTAGTTAGATGACTTCCAAGTTTATAGTCACAACTCACCTTGTCACACTTGTTCCAAGTTTTGGATTTCTTTGAAAGTGAATCAATTTGGTAGTTCTTGTTGATAACTTTGTTCTTCTTTTGTGGTTTTTGTTTATAATATCAGCAAAGCGCTGGATGCGAATGGTTATTTGAATTGACCATTGGATTCTTCTTAGCAGACTAACCCCTAGGGTTCGAAACTCAGTACCAAAATACTTTTAATTCGAAGGAATTTATACATGCGCGACGTTGGAAGCAGTTGATTGGAACATTCTATGCAAATATTAAATAacttaaattaaattggaaaTGCCAAAAAAGTTTGCGATTAAGGTAGTATTTCTTGAAATAGATTAAGCTCCCGACGTAGTTTCACCTGTTTTGCGGGCAACTAGAAACAACCTTTTCCCTCTTTCCTCTATAAATTGAAACTTATTGTTCTGGGAACATTTCAGCTTCTTTATGTTATACTTTGGTCAGAGTTCGAtggtttttctttaatttaaatcCCCTTATTTGTAAGAGAGATTGATTTCCTCCATATTTCTGCGATAAATAACTCTAATCTGTATTATATTTTAGGTAAAGGTGTGTTAAGTTGATCTTTCATACGTTTTGCTGGGTACTATTAGGTAGCCAACAGTTATGGCAACTCTGAAAGACCTTCTTCCTGCTGTAAAGTCAGCAACTGTGACACACTATGATCACTCAAATGATCCATGGTTCAAGCAGCGGTTTAGTTCATCAGAAGCAGAGCAAACTTCTGTTGTTAAGGCCAATCCCGTGCCGCCTTACTTGAAGCGTAGTGGCTTTGTTCCACGGAGAGTAGAAGATTTTGGAGATGGTGGTGCTTTCCCAGAGATTCACATTGCTCAATACCCACTTGACATGGGTAGAGACAAATCATCAAAGCCTGGATCGAAGATCCTTCCTGTTACGGTGGATGCTCATGGAAATGTTGCATATGATGCTATTGTCAAACAGAATGAAAATTCTAAAAAGATCGTTTATTCACAACACAAAGACCTCATTCCAAAGATCTTGAAAAATGATGAAGAGAGTGATGAAGGTGAAGATCTGCAGAAAGAGATTGAAGAAACAACCGAGGAAACAAAGTCTGCACTTGAAAAGATAGTGAATGTAAGATTGAGTGCAGCTCAGCCTAAAAATGTAGCCAAGCAATCTTCAGATTCAAAATTCATCAAGTATAAACCATCTCAGCAATCAGCAGCTTTTAATTCAGGCGCCAAGGAGAGAATCATTAGAATGGTGGAAATGCCCGTCGATCCACTTGAGCCTCCAAAGTTCAAGCATAAGCGTGTTCCTAAAGCTTCTGGGTCCCCCCCTGTGCCTGTCATGCATTCCCCTCCTCGTCCTGTCACCGTGAAGGATCAACAGGATTGGAAGATACCGCCCTGTATTTCAAATTGGAAGAATCCAAAAGGTTACACAATTCCACTTGACAAGCGCCTTGCAGCCGATGGAAGAGGTCTTCAAGAAGTGCAAATCAACGATAATTTTGCAAAGCTATCCGAAGCTTTGTATGTTGCTGAACAGAAAGCTAGAGAAGCAGTTGCAATGAGATCTAAGGTTCAGAAAGAAATGCTTATGAAGCAAAAGGAGAAGAAGGAGTTGGAGCTTCGAGCCTTAGCTCAAAAGGCTCGGTCTGAGAGAACTGGTGCTGCGCCTCCTTCTGCAGTTCATTATTCATCTGAGAGGAGCACTGTTGATAGAGATACTTCTGAGATAAGCGGGGAGTTCGAGCGTGTTAGAGAAAAAGAGAAGGATTTACCAAAGGAATcaaaggaagaaagggaagagcGGTTGCAGCGTGAGAAGATTCGTGAGGAACGACGTCGAGAGagggaaagggaaagaaggtTGGAGGCGAAAGATGCAGCAATGGGGAAGAAGAGCAAGATTACAAGAGATAGAGATCGCGATATTAGTGAGAAGGTTGCACTTGGTATGGCTTCTACTGGAACAGGTAGAGAAGGAGAAGTTATGTATGATCAAAGGCTATTTAACCAAGATAAAGGAATGGACTCGGGATTTGCCAACGACGACCAGTACAATATATACGACAAGGGTTTATTTACTGCTCAACCCACTCTCTCAACCCTTTACAAACCTAAAAAGGATGCCGATTCCGACATGTATGGAGGCGCAGATGAACAGTTAGACAAGATTACGAAAACCGATCGCTTCAAACCAGACAAGTCATTCTCAGGCACTGCAGAAAGGTCTGGACCTAGAGACAGACCGGTTGAGTTTGAAAGAGAAGTTGAAGAAGCCGATCCATTTGGACTCGATCAGTTCTTGACTGAAGTGAAGAAAGGTAAGAAAGCTATGGATAAAGTTGGCAGTGGTGGGACGATGAGAGCCAGTGGTGGCTCATCGATGCGAGATGGCTACGATGGTGGCTCCGGTAGAACTCGCATTGGATTTGAGAAAGGACATTAGGAGGTACAAATCCAATCAGTTTTATCGTATCTGAATTGTATTACGAGTTGGTTTCTTTAATTTTCAAGTGGCAACCCAAAACTGTGAGTAACATATGGTATTCGTTTGTTTCCGCTTCTATTTTATTGCTACTTTATTCCATATTTTTCTCGAAGATCTCTCAttcatttagatttaatttcTCTTTGCGACAGGTGGAAAACTTGGCATTCCGATCAGGAGGATACTTTCTCGGAGAAAATTGTGCCAAATTTTCCACATATTTTAGATGCCTTCAGGTGACGCTTTTACTTAATATATTCCTTCTTTTAACATATTCTGTTGATATTCTTATTAACTGATGAATCAGTCACTTCATTATCTTGATTAAGTTAAGTTATTTCTTCTCTGTTTAGCATCGttctttcttttcatatttCCGTTTCCGTTTGTTCCTTTGcccataacttttttttttcaaaacaaataaaaccAACTCCTTTAGAAAATTGCTATATTGCGTTGGTCTTACTATCTTAGAAAGTCAGGATGAAAATTGGTAGTGACGTAGAATAAAAATTGGGACCCAACTACTGTTATATTGTTCCATCACTACATCAGTCTCaatttttatccaaattttgaagaaaattctcattttaaatagtttttgaaACATTGATGAAAGGGAAAATGTATTTTTATTaggaatattttcaaatatggtaaaataaactaaaaaattcataaataataacaaaattttggattctatcaacttgatgaattttTTATCACTGTAtcaatatcattgatagaagcttgatctgaaattttgttatattttgttacattttgtaaatattttatcaaatttactattttttataattgtttttataattttttttaaattgaaatttctgtgtttgattttcatttttggGATTGCGATACTCCCCCTTGCAGTCCCATGTACTTGCATGCATTTTGTGTTTCCAGAGGATGAGTTAGTGTATGCATCTTCTTTTCGAGGTTTAAAATTGCAACTAAACAAAACCTCTCCACGTAATTTACTGTTGTTAATTACATACAAAAATTTCGTCAATGTGCCTTATTTTCCCTATATTTCATTGAAATTTTCATGCAAACTGATGATTCGTTTCAATCAATTCTGCTTGCAAATTTGGTCATCctttaaatttcttatttaGGTATACTATTACTTAAATCTTGATGCtataaatcttttcttttttccaaccAATTCCACCTAGGATTTCGATTTGAATATCTGTTTTATGATTGGTGATCGATTATCTGTTTATCCTTTGTGTATTTTAATGAACTAACTCTTTCTTTAGGGGACAGTTCGTTATATTGAGTATCGATCAGTTCTTGATTCTTCAATGACGAATTGGATCAACAGAGAAACAACTTCAACCTGTACACGAAGGAAGAAGACATGAAGCAGATTGGGGTGATCTTTATTCTCTTTGTATTGCTCTTTATTGACGAAAATCCTTTTGTTTTTAGCAAAGTAACGAAGCAAAGAAACGATCGATGATTGTCACAACCCATCCCCTATCACAcagttataaaattaataaaccAGGAGATCAACGGCGAAGATGTAGCCAGGTATTCCCATTCGCCCATACCTTTACATAAAAGACTTTACGTTGAATATTATAGTTATGACAAATATATAATATGTTTATTGCtgctttttgttcttttttataatttttaaaatataaattgttTGACTGATGTTTAATGACTGGTTCCTTGGTTTTCTGTTGTACCAAAACCTTAAACCACTATGTTTCTTTTTCTTGGAAATGTGAGTAAAAtctaaaaaacaaagaaattttaATGTCTCATTTGACGGAAACTcgattttgatttatttttcacATTGATTTTTTTACCGAATTCTGATTTTATGAACATTGGATTCTCTGTCTCGCCTAAAACTGTTTCCTTTCAcctcaaagtttgacttttattGTCTTCACTCAACCATCGTATTTTTCATTGAaccctttcttcttctcttttattcATCACATTACAGTAACCCATTTGATCATAATCTtagttttaaacttttttaaacACATTGAATCCTTGAAattatgtgtgttttttttttctttaattgttttGGATTATATAATTTTGTGTCATTTTCAAATAAGCAAAAAGTTAATACTATTTTCTTCACTAATcatttaagttttattttgctatattttataaatacttttattttattttatttttttgttttgcctgtataaaaatttctctataatttttttataaaaaattagaTTCATAAATAAGTTAGTAGTATTTAATTGTGAACTAAATGAATGTTACTTGATAACTAAAACTACTCTATTGTATCTTAACATGCTTTAAAGAGTTTATATGTTATCTATTtcagttttgttttttaaacttTGAAACTTTGAGGTATAATAtcgttttcttttcttaataaacaaaatatatatttttcattcattttctttttctttattctaaAAACAGGTTTCTTATTTAGAAGACAAAATTGAATTAGTTATAAAATCAGTTACCACGATTTTTAGTTTCAATTATTATACAAGATTAAAGTATGCGGATTACATAGGTTCTATTTGATATTTCAATTccttaaaattttttattttattttcttttaaagaaaatgaatctttttagaagcttcttctttttcttttcaatttttattcataattttaaaaataagcatcttgttttaaaaaagttaaTTGATTCTTAAAACACAcctatttttctaaatttaatttgcaaaaacaaaaaaacagaAATGAATTATAAAAACATACTTAAATGAGCCTTATTTTTGAAATGCTTATTTATCTTCAATTCTTAATTCTTCGCTAGGTACAATGGTAGGTTCAACAGGCCACCAATTATCAATATAAATGCCCAAACTGATTTGATATTGTGCATCATGAAGAAGAGCTctcaatctttcttttcttttctttttctttgagcATAAATATGCATAAAGAATATCATGTTTAAGAGATGAGAATGACCGATGTAAATTCTACAATGTACAcgtgaaaagaaaataatagaaaagaaaagaataggACAAAGGGTAAGATAAAAGCATATAATCTTTGAAGAAATGAAATTTacttcaaaattttgaaattccAACTTTCGCATTTTATCTAAGAAGATTTGCCATTAAAATACTTCAATTATGACAAATGTCTtcattgtttaattttacaaaCTTTATATCAGCTAACAGactcaatattttaaaatctaaaaaattgctaaaaataatttgtaaatataaaaattagatttaattaaacatttcaaaagattgtaaacaaaatttgtcaaaatctatcactACTAAACCTTAGCAAATATTGATCTATTCTTGATAAACTATAGAAGTTTgtttcattttgctatatttataatttttaaaaaatattaccatatacataataattattctaaaaattgttaaTGGACCTTTTTTTTAACTCAAAATTCCAACATTAGATATCATACCCTGAGtgattaaaaaaacattttcagaaatttaaaaagtgataaattgattttaaccatttaaaagaattaaaaaaaatctgtaagttttcatttttaaaataaaaaacactaGCCTAATACAGTTCAAATAgctatttgtttaatttaaaacaTTACTCAGTCAGACACAACTAAGATAAATAAATTAGTCACAAATGCCATGTATTATTTTAACAACTTTTCCAAAGAAAAATGCAGtatatttttcaataaatttttagaaaaatagaaCATAATGTTATgggatattttaaaaaatagcaaaatcgtCCCTCTCCAATGTTATTTACTTTTGAGAAAATTCATGAGCATAGTTTAAAGTAttaataactaattattattcttaaaactGATTATAGTCTCGATGAATAATGAAAGAACATTTGTACGTTGTTAAAAGAAAACAGTTGAGTGAATATAAGAGCATTCACCTGAGCAAGAGCAAGACCAAGGTCGAGGTTTGAATTGTCACATTCGACAGCATTCGTAGAACACTTGTACGGTTCTGCCTTGGTTTTACTGCTGCTGCTGCTGTTTTCCTTTGGGTACGGAGGGACAAATATGTCATTTTCAGCTGCCCACTCAAGACAAAAATTTACAAATGCATAGAATAAGACATTAAACAATGGAAACTGACCAAAACTAATTAGGACATCAAAACTTCTATTGACTCTCCAATTTCAAACTTCACAAACAAGTTTTTTCACTCAAATAATATGCAAAATTTGGTTAAATAGTATTTAATTATTCAACACAGAACCTTTAAATAGAGAGCGGGGCAGAAGTCAACAAGGCAGAATAAAGTATCCTTAATCTTGTAATCTCCCTCTCTCTTGTATAACATCATCATCAAGTTTATCCATAATTTACCTGCTGAACCTATCCATAAGAATAAaaacaattaataatttagatACTCTGtcaatttgattgatttaagtCTGTTTAGTAATCATGAAATTATAAGAAAATCATTACCAAAGTTGGGCTTTAGTATTCAAATTAAGGAAGTTCCGGTTTCTGTCATTTAGTATAATTTCATGTTAAATGAGTCATACTCATGCTGGAAACATTTACCCAATCTTTTGATTGGTTTTTATATGTGAAAGAGATTTTGTATCCATTTCTGTTAAAATGTTGAACAAAATTAACACAACACGGAACTTTTCAAACATTAGGAGAACAATCTATAATCAAAAGGTAAAACAGAAATCAACtcatttttacaaaaatatcCTTAATAAATATAATTGGTTTCCACTTTTCCCATGATGTTTTAACCAATAATACTGAATCTTTTTAAGTTTGTATAGTGCATTTTAATGAACGTACTTAACGGATCTTTTTTagcaaattaaattaaaagattgataagaaaacaagttttaaaatattaattgcATAATTAAGATCAACTAAAACAGCGAAATAATGGATGGTGGAGGCATGTTTACTTGTATATTATGACTGTCCACGAGAACCTGCATTGTGCTCTCATAATTTCGTAAAGATCTCTGAATCAATTTGCTGTATGTTCGGAAAGATCTCTCTTAGTCTGGCACTATAATTTGAAGTCTTCGCCTGCAAACAGACCATCAATTTTTGTTTATAGATATCATGAAAGGAAGTTGAATATGTTTGACAACTTAGACGAAATGCCAATTAGAAAGATCATCATTACTTTCAACCAATGCTTATAAAAAATCAAGctaaattgaaaacaaaaaaggtaTCCTCACTTGAAAATGATTTAGGCACCATCTGGTAACTATTAGGTCTTTAAAAATTTCCTATGTAAAACAATTGAATTCTTAGCCAATTTCCAAACACAAAAACTAGCTAAAAGAACTCATAGCATGTAGACAACAAGATGTAGAAACTAATAGACTGAAGTAGTGTTAATAAACTCAATTTTCAAAAAGCAATAAATCAAATTGTTACCAGATGGGACCttcatttaaataaaataaaataaaataggggGGGTCTTGTTCctgaaaatttctttatttctacGCATGTTAAAACTATTAGTTTGTAAAGGTTACTAAAATTCATAAGTGtctgaaaagaagaaaactaaACAAATAATTTTATCCTACAATCCCATATGTCCTTGAGTTCTAAAGTAATTAGTTTCATTCTTTAAAAAcagaaaactaaaaataaattgttATGAATTGAAGCCTCTACTTATCCCTCTGAAGTTATAGCTGAAATATGGAACATGCAGAAATCTAGACCAAGTGCCAAAGATATCATCACACAAGTGAATCATCCAGAGCTCAGAAGCTAGCAGTCATATCGGATTACCAAGTTGACAGAAAATTTTCTAGTGATGTGAGTATGAAAATGTTAGACCTCCAATCATACTACAGTACAGTAGGAGAAATAAAAGGAAGGCACACGTGTGAATGGGCTCAGCTGCAATATGCTATAGGCTGTTAGTTAGTCTGTTAGTCAGTAGGTCGGTGGGCGCTTGTATAAATAGAAAGTTGTTTGGCGGGAAGGGGAGTTAAGCTTTGAGAGAAGTTTAGTTTTGACTTGTTACTTCTTGAGAGATAGAAGAACAAGAGTGCCGTAGCTATTGAATTGAGTTTTACTCAATTCAATCATATTGTAATCATTACTACATTCATCAATAAAGTCGGAAATTCTATTCTATCGGATCGGGTTCTATCAGAAAACTTACACATGGATTGTTCTCAAGGTATATGGTTGTCAGTTTTTCCCTCGAACCAGCAACATCCTCAGCGATCGTTTCAAGTGATTCAATTTGGTTGTCGTTAAGCCATAAATCTTCTAAACTGCCAACATTGACCCAATGAGAGGACCAGATTATCAGTCTAGAAAAGATAAGCATGTTGAATGAGATGGATCATGGAGCAAGGGAATTTGTAATACCATGTCAGCTTTTGAATGTCACTCACACTCGTTAGCTTATTTGATGAGACATCCAATATCCGTAGATTGACTAAGGTTGAAACACCTTCAATTTTTGAAATTCCATTATGGCTTAGATACAGTTCTTCCAAAGCAACACAGTCCTGATGAGTTAGGAGAAGAATGAGAAAAGTTGTTCA
It includes:
- the LOC103498019 gene encoding SNW/SKI-interacting protein-like; this encodes MATLKDLLPAVKSATVTHYDHSNDPWFKQRFSSSEAEQTSVVKANPVPPYLKRSGFVPRRVEDFGDGGAFPEIHIAQYPLDMGRDKSSKPGSKILPVTVDAHGNVAYDAIVKQNENSKKIVYSQHKDLIPKILKNDEESDEGEDLQKEIEETTEETKSALEKIVNVRLSAAQPKNVAKQSSDSKFIKYKPSQQSAAFNSGAKERIIRMVEMPVDPLEPPKFKHKRVPKASGSPPVPVMHSPPRPVTVKDQQDWKIPPCISNWKNPKGYTIPLDKRLAADGRGLQEVQINDNFAKLSEALYVAEQKAREAVAMRSKVQKEMLMKQKEKKELELRALAQKARSERTGAAPPSAVHYSSERSTVDRDTSEISGEFERVREKEKDLPKESKEEREERLQREKIREERRRERERERRLEAKDAAMGKKSKITRDRDRDISEKVALGMASTGTGREGEVMYDQRLFNQDKGMDSGFANDDQYNIYDKGLFTAQPTLSTLYKPKKDADSDMYGGADEQLDKITKTDRFKPDKSFSGTAERSGPRDRPVEFEREVEEADPFGLDQFLTEVKKGKKAMDKVGSGGTMRASGGSSMRDGYDGGSGRTRIGFEKGH